The following coding sequences lie in one Haematobia irritans isolate KBUSLIRL chromosome 3, ASM5000362v1, whole genome shotgun sequence genomic window:
- the LOC142230776 gene encoding uncharacterized protein LOC142230776 encodes MAGKKRRSLIINKIFCGQCKMEVMESDSSIQCDSCERTYHAQCTQKDKREFEELIKDNSIDYVCHMCNKTKYENDLSEIKRKVNQLDDIMVSLKHMSSQYDEILKGIKTNTKKIEKLEKENKLLKEELAETKSSVKYLNDVRVQNNCIIRGIMSKETAVNTVLNIAEKIGSSTTEKEIEDAYFIGKGNEVQQRKTIVVKFSNQKNKKHFMEKKNKLKDCEELKNVYINDYLSKETQELFNYARSTKSVGYQFVYYKGSNVFVKKHDKSNQILIKTKEDVDKLLKKSTVEGMRRSRVIVPADDSSSEDDDNADEGVM; translated from the coding sequence ATGGCCGGGAAAAAGCGACGaagtttaataataaataaaatattttgtgggcAATGTAAAATGGAAGTTATGGAGAGTGACAGCTCAATTCAGTGCGACAGCTGTGAGAGAACGTACCACGCGCAGTGTACGCAAAAAGATAAAAGAGAATTTGAAGAACTAATAAAAGACAATTCGATCGATTATGTTTGTCACAtgtgtaacaaaacaaaatatgaaaatgactTATCAGAAATTAAGAGAAAAGTAAATCAATTGGATGACATTATGGTATCTCTTAAGCATATGTCATCGCAGTatgatgaaattttaaagggaataaaaacaaacacgaaaaaaattgagaaactagaaaaagaaaataaattacttaAAGAAGAATTAGCAGAAACGAAATCTTCagtgaaatatttaaatgatGTTCGAGTGCAAAACAATTGCATTATAAGAGGTATAATGTCAAAAGAGACTGCAGTAAATACTGTTCTCAATATCGCAGAAAAAATTGGTTCTTCAACAACTGAAAAAGAAATAGAAGATGCGTATTTCATAGGCAAAGGAAACGAAGTGCAACAACGCAAAACTATTGTTGTGAAATTTTCCAACCAgaagaacaaaaaacattttatggagaagaaaaataaacttaaagattgtgaagaattgaaaaatgtttacatCAATGACTATTTGTCTAAGGAAACGCAAGAACTTTTTAATTATGCGAGATCTACCAAATCAGTTGGATATCAATTTGTATACTACAAAGGAAGTAACGTGTTTGTGAAGAAACATGATAAATCCAATCAAATCCTCATTAAAACAAAGGAGGATGTTGATAAACTGTTAAAGAAATCAACCGTAGAAGGAATGCGACGTTCCAGAGTAATTGTGCCTGCTGATGATAGTTCCAGTGAAGATGATGATAATGCAGATGAAGGAGTCATGTAA